In Gigantopelta aegis isolate Gae_Host chromosome 6, Gae_host_genome, whole genome shotgun sequence, the following are encoded in one genomic region:
- the LOC121376565 gene encoding uncharacterized protein LOC121376565, whose protein sequence is MAFHPRLKTCVETAMVSSCWGQAVQAASNGVASRNKRQATENCNTAIECPQNVRTMFIPDFNDCNHFYVCNYGQLEDHFCRQYGFQYYNPKNINCEVGTELASTPAPTDNICVNRV, encoded by the exons ATGGCCTTCCACCCACGGCTCAAGACCTGCGTTGAGACTGCCATGGTGTCATCGTGTTGGG GACAAGCAGTCCAAGCGGCATCTAATGGAGTTGCAAGCCGGAACAAACGACAAGCCACAG AAAACTGCAACACAGCAATAGAATGTCCTCAGAACGTGAGGACAATGTTCATTCCAGACTTCAACGACTGCAACCATTTCTACGTCTGCAACTATGGCCAGCTTGAAGACCACTTCTGCAGACAATATGGCTTCCAGTACTACAACCCTAAGAATATAAACTGCGAGGTCGGCACGGAGTTGGCAAGCACACCCGCACCGACAGACAACATCTGTGTGAATCGCGTTTAA